The following are encoded in a window of Pagrus major chromosome 14, Pma_NU_1.0 genomic DNA:
- the LOC141008338 gene encoding cystine/glutamate transporter, producing MDGTQVKTEVDSKKEKAVEEVVHLRREIGLLPAVSFIIGTVVGSGIFIAPKGVLMNSGSVGLSLLVWGLCGILSMFGALCYAELGTSFSKSGGHYTYLLETLGPLPAFLRLWVEFLFIRPSVSSYVSLAFGRYVVESFFAPCAAPTVLIKLVSILGVTFVVAINCWSVSTASRTQVTLTFIKMFALVLIIIPGVIALATGKTENFQNGFEVASLTLDRLPLAFYNGLYAYGGWFYLNFVTEEVINPNRTIPLAIICSMVTVTVFYVLVNVAYYTVMTPAELLMSEAVAVTFANRALQGVASLIPVLVALSCLGALNGGFFAVPRMLFVGAREGHWPPIFSMIHVRRQTPLPAVLLLYPLVVLMILTGEIYQLINFASFARWFFIALATLGMLIHRYRFPLHPRPFKVPVIIAVTFTVVCFFIVGLSLYSDPWNTGRSCILTLTGVPVYYLTVYRYRLPNRWREIFNYFSTQLQILLEVAQQEVQTY from the exons ATGGACGGGACGCAAGTGAAGACAGAGGTGGATAGCAAGAAGGAGAAGGCAGTGGAAGAGGTGGTGCATCTTCGAAGAGAGATTGGCCTGCTGCCCGCCGTGTCCTTCATCATCGGCACAGTGGTGGGCAGTGGGATCTTCATCGCGCCCAAGGGAGTCCTGATGAACAGTGGCAGCGTGGGGCTCTCTCTGCTGGTGTGGGGGCTGTGTGGGATCCTCTCTATGTTTG GGGCCCTGTGCTATGCCGAACTGGGCACCAGTTTTTCAAAATCAGGGGGCCACTACACTTATCTGCTGGAGACACTGGGGCCACTGCCTGCCTTTTTACGACTCTGGGTTGAATTCTTATTCATCag GCCATCTGTTTCTTCCTATGTGTCGCTGGCTTTCGGCCGATATGTGGTGGAGTCGTTCTTTGCGCCGTGCGCTGCTCCCACGGTGCTTATCAAACTGGTCAGCATCCTCGGAGTGA cGTTTGTCGTTGCAATCAACTGCTGGAGTGTGAGCACGGCCTCTCGCACTCAGGTCACCCTCACCTTCATTAAGATGTTCGCTCTGGTCCTCATCATCATCCCCGGTGTCATCGCACTGGCTACAG GGAAAACAGAGAATTTCCAGAATGGTTTTGAAGTTGCCTCATTAACATTGGATAGGTTGCCACTGGCCTTCTACAACGGCCTGTATGCCTATGGCGGATG GTTTTATCTGAACTTTGTCACAGAAGAGGTCATAAACCCAAACAG AACCATCCCACTGGCAATAATCTGCTCCATGGTGACGGTGACAGTCTTTTATGTGCTTGTAAATGTGGCCTACTACACCGTGATGACCCCCGCTGAGCTGCTGATGTCTGAGGCCGTGGCCGTG ACGTTTGCAAATCGTGCTCTCCAGGGAGTGGCGTCTTTGATTCCTGTTCTCGTGGCTCTATCCTGCCTCGGGGCGCTGAATGGTGGCTTCTTTGCTGTCCCCAG GATGCTGTTTGTGGGAGCCAGGGAGGGCCACTGGCCTCCCATCTTTTCCATGATTCACGTCCGCAGACAAACACCTCTGCCTGCTGTGCTGTTACTG TACCCCTTGGTGGTGTTGATGATACTCACTGGAGAGATCTACCAGCTCATCAACTTTGCCTCCTTCGCTCGCTGGTTCTTCATCGCCTTGGCAACCTTGGGGATGCTCATCCACCGATATCGCTTCCCCCTCCACCCAAGACCTTTCAAG GTGCCCGTGATCATCGCCGTCACCTTCACAGTGGTTTGCTTCTTCATCGTGGGTCTGTCTCTGTACTCGGACCCCTGGAACACAGGGAGGAGCTGTATTCTCACACTGACCGGGGTCCCTGTTTACTATTTGACCGTCTACCGCTACCGCTTGCCCAATAGGTGGAGAGAAATCTTCA ACTACTTCAGCACGCAGCTGCAGATCCTCTTAGAAGTGGCTCAACAGGAAGTCCAGACATACTGA